AAAACGTTTTGAGTGTGCTTTGTAGGTGAAATTACTCAGAGTCACCACCTTTTCAGATTTCCTCGCCCTTGATCCACTGAAGATCTCTGTCATTACTATGAGTGAGCAGGCTAGTCCTTCCCCCCGATCGTCAGATAAGGTTGAGATTGCAATTCATTTAGACCCAGAATTGCTCGATCAAATCCAGCATCTCACCAATGAACCCAGCAAGGTAATTGAGACAGCAGTGCGTCAATGGTTGAGGGGGGAATCTTCCTCAGACCAAGAGCTGTCTCGAACACTGCCTAGAAATCCTCCAGTGCCGCCTAGAGGCGAATGGAATGATTAATCTATAACAATAAGAAACGTGTTACATCAAAGCTTAAAGCTTAATTGAAGTTAATTGAACGGTTGAACTGGGATAACTGCGTATATATCAGTGTATATGTCAGTCATACCAGCAATTTTCTGCCTTTACTCGTAGTAGTTGTTGTTTCTACCACGTAGCGAACAGTTTTTTGGGGTTCTCGACATCTGCTGGTTGCATCTACCTTGTCCTAAGGACTTCTAGGCGATCGCGAAGCCTCAATAAGCTTAGTCATTAAGCCTCCAGAAGTGCTTCCCTATCCGCACCCTTCGCAGTTTCGCATCCTATTACTAATGACCTCTTCCGCCGACTCTAAATTTTCATTAACGGAACTAACAGAATTAGTACCTGCTACTGATAACCCTGAATATTTGCAGGGGCTAGGGTCTGAATTGGTATTTACCCAGACGGTAACAGGGGAATACCTTTCGTTTTATTGGCAGGAAGCTGAGCACTTTGGGCTTACACCAGAGCAACTGGTAGGTCGTGGTCTAGGAGAAGGATTTGGACCAGCGGCGCTCAATCCTTATTTAGGAAGGGTACGACGAGTTTTAGACTATTTAACCCCCGATCGCTTTACCTATCCGTTTCGCTTTGGCGATCAGTATCTATTGTTCGACTTAATTGTAAGTCCTATCCTCACTCCCAGCGGCATCGCTACAACCGCTTTGGTGATGGGTAAACGACTCTCTACTTCTGGCCGGGATCAGGCAGTCACTGTCGAAATAGACCCACCCCACTACCAGGCCCCTAATTCCGATCGCTATCAAAAATTACTCACCCAAATCGCCTGGAATATCCGGCGTACCCTTGACCTAGAAACGATTTGGCAGCAAACGGTGAGTGGTCTGGGCAAAGCTTTAGGCGTGAGTCGTTGCATCATCTGTCCTTACGAAGGCGGCAGTTCTGCTGTGCAAGTGGTGGCAGAATTTTGCCAGGACTCCGCTCCCGCCATGCTAGGACAAACCCTAAAAATTGCTGAGGAAGTTCACTTTAAGCAGGCGCTGACTCTACTAGAGCCAATTTTGTTAGAGCAAAGCGCCAATACAATGCATATCTTCAATGGCGCTTATAGCGGTCAAGAGGCAAGTCACGCGGGCAACTGTTCCACAGCGCAAGTTCTAGAGGGGCCAAAGCAATCCATTTTAATGGTCGCCACCTGCTACCAAGACCAGCCAAACGGTTTAATTTGCTTGTATCAGTGCGATCGCCCTCGGATGTGGAGCGAAGCTGAAATTGACCTAGTGCGAGAGCTGGCTGACCAAGTGGGTACCGCGATCGCCCACGCCACACTATTTGCAGCGAGTCAGAATTTAGCCACCCAGCTTCAAAAAGTCAACGAAGATTTAGTCCAGAAACATCGCGAGCTAGAAGAAGCCAGTCAACAAGCAGCAGAAGCATCGCGTCTCAAAAGTGAGTTCTTAGCCAATACATCCCATGAACTCCGGACTCCGCTAAATGGCATGATCGGCTTCCTCAAGCTGGTGATGGATGACATGGTCGATGATCCACAAGAGCAGCACGAATTTATCGAGGAAGCTTATCACTGTGCCATTCATTTGATGCAAGTGATCAATGACATCCTCGACATTGCCAGAATCGAGGCTGGCAAGATGCAGCTAGAGTTAAGCCCTGTCAACCTCAACGAACTGCTGGCCGCAGTCGAAAACTTTTCGCAAAGACAAATTCAAGCCCAACAGAAAAACCTAAATTTCGAAATCAGCTTACCTCCTACTTACGACCAAATTATTTTGGAAGGTAACTATCAGCGCTTGCTGCAAGTGATGCTGAACTTAGTGGGTAATGCGATCAAATTCACCCATGAAGGCGGCATTACCATCAGCGCTGAAGTGGTGAAGAAGAAAATTACAGTGCAAAATAATGAACGGCCCGGAATGGTCAAGATTCGGGTGGCCGACACAGGCATTGGGGTTTCTCTCGACAAACAAGATAAATTGTTCCAATCCTTTAGTCAGGTAGACGGTTCCCGCACCCGCCAATATGGGGGTACAGGTTTAGGACTCGCCATTTCGCAGCGATTGGTCGAAGCAATGGGTGGAGTCGTCAACTTCTACAGCTTGGGTGAAGGATTAGGCTCAACGGTCACCTTTGATGTCCCTCTATTTCAAGAACCGATTATGAGCACGACTCCTTTGAATGAGTCCGTAGACATCTTGGTAGAGCGATTACCCTAATAAACCTACCAAGCAAGAATTTTCTGCTAGAGCTAGGCGCTCCTGTGCGGTCTTTACCTTTGTAGCGTTAGGATAAACCTAAGATCAATACAGCTGCAATTAGACAGACTGCGAAAGGGAGACTATGGCTGAAACTCTAGCGTTAACCTCAGAAAACGTAGAAAAAGTACTGGATGAACTGCGTCCCTACTTGATCTCAGATGGCGGCAACGTCGAACTTGTCGATATTGATGGGCCAGTTGTCAAGCTACGGCTTCAAGGCGCTTGTGGCTCTTGCCCCAGTTCTACCATGACGCTTCGCATGGGTATTGAGCGGCGCTTGCGGGAGTTTATTCCAGAAATTGCTGACGTTGAACAAGTCATGTAAGGAAACGTTACTGACGTTTACTGTTCTTTTACGCTGTGCATAAAGTGATTAAGCAGGGAAAGTGAATCGATTTTCCCTGTTTATTTTTTATGGTAAGAGCTTCCTCACAATTCCTATGACTTATCCTCTCTACGTCGCTTTCATCTGGCATCAGCATCAGCCGTTGTACAAGTCGCGAGTGGCGGGGCAGTACCGTCTACCTTGGGTGCGATTGCATGGTACGAAAGATTATCTCGATCTAGTACTACTGCTGGAGCGCTACCCCAAGCTGCATCAAACGGTTAATTTAGTGCCGTCGCTGATTCTGCAAATTGAAGATTATGTGGCAGGACAGGCATTTGATCCTTATCTCTCCGCCGCTTTGTTGCCCACAGAGCAACTGACGCGGGAGCAAAAAGAATTTATTGTGGGGCATTTTTTTGATGCCAACCACCATACGTTGATCGATCCCCATCCCCGCTATGCTGAGCTATACGGTCAGCGGCAGGAGCAAGGGGAGGCATGGTGTCTAGAAAACTGGGGCTTGCAAGACTATAGTGACCTGCTAGCTTGGCACAATTTAGCTTGGATTGACCCCCTGTTTTGGGATGACCCGGATATTGCTCAATGGCTGAAGCAGGGCCGCAACTTTACCATTGGCGATCGCCAGCGCATTTACTCCAAGCAACGCGAAATTCTCAGCCGCATTATTCCGCAGCACCGCAAAATGCAGGAAGCAGGGCAGTTAGAAGTAACGACTTCGCCCTACACTCACCCGATTCTGCCTTTGCTAGCCGACACCGATGCTGGACGAGTGGCAGTTTCCAATATGAAGTTGCCAGAGCAGCGATTCCAGTGGGCTGAAGATATTCCACGCCATTTACAGAAATCCTGGGATTTGTATCTCGATCGCTTTGGGCAAGCTCCCCGTGGGTTATGGCCCTCCGAGCAGTCGGTCAGTCCAGAGATTTTGCCTCATGTGGCTAAGCAAGGATTTAACTGGTTGTGCTCCGATGAAGCTGTATTGGGTTGGACACTGAAGCACTTCTTCCATCGCGATGGTATGGGCAACGTCCATGAGCCAGAACTCTTGTACCGACCATATCGCCTAGAAACTCCAAATGGTGACTTGGCGATCGTATTCAGAGACCACCGTTTGTCTGACTTGATTGGCTTTACTTACAGCGCTATGGAGCCGAAGCGGGCCGCCGCTGATCTGGTGGGGCACTTGGAGGCGATCGCGCGATCGCTGAAGAAACGCCAATCGAGTGGCAGCACAGCTCTAGAAAAACCTTGGCTGGTCACGATCGCTTTGGATGGCGAAAACTGCTGGGAGTTCTATCAACAAGATGGCAAGCCATTCTTAGAAGCCTTCTATCAAACCCTGAGTAACGACCAAGACATTAAATTGGTCACGGTTTCTGAGTTTGTCGAGAAATTCCCGCCCACGGAGACCATACCAGCGGCTCAGCTCCACAGCGGCTCTTGGGTAGACGGTAGCTTCACGACTTGGATTGGTGACCCCGCGAAAAACCGGGCTTGGGATCTGCTCACCGAAGCTCGCCAAGTGCTAGCCAACCACCCTGAAGCCACCGAGGAAAGCAACCCCGCCGCATGGGAAGCGCTTTACGCCGCTGAAGGCTCAGATTGGTTTTGGTGGTTTGGCGAGGGGCATTCATCCAATCAAGACGCCATTTTTGACCAACTCTTCCGCGAACACTTGTGTGCCATTTACCAAGCTCTGGATGAGCCAGTGCCGTCCCACTTGTACCGTCCCATTGAGATCCATGAGGCGCAAGGCGATCACCGTCCTCAGGGCTTTATCCACCCAGTTATTGATGGGCAAGGCGATGAGCAAGATTGGGATAAAGCGGGTCGGATTGAAGTGGGGGGAGCCAGAGGCACAATGCACCGCAGCAGCGCCATGCAGCGTCTTTGGTATGGGGTTGATCACTTAAATTTCTACTTGCGGCTAGACTTCCAGGTTGGAATGCAGGCTGGTATTGGGCGATCGCCAGAACTGAATTTGCTGTGGTTTTATGCCAACCAAACCATGCACAACAGCCCAGCACCGATTGCAGACTTACCTGATGAGGCACCCTTAAATTATTTGTTTCACGACCATCTCAGCATCAATTTAATGACTGAATCCCTCTGGTTTCAGCAAGCTGGAGAGCATTACCAATGGCATCCCCGTCCTAGCCGTGCCCAAGTTAGGATCGACAAGTGCTTGGAATTGGCAGTGCCTTGGGCCGACTTACCTGCTAAACCAGACTGGTCGCTAAGGGTAGTACTAGTGCTCTCCGATGGAGGCCGCTACCACAGCTACGTCCCAGAAGAAGCATTGATTCCGTTTGACGTGCCTTAATCTTGAGACCTCTCCCCAAACCTCTCTCCGAAGCAGAGAGGGGCTTTGAATTTGGCTCCCCTTCCCTGTAGGGAAGGGGCTGGGGTTAGGTTAGCTCTACAAGACTTAAAGAGAAGCCCAATAAACGGTATATCTTGATCTATTGCCGAAGTATTAATCAAGATTTTGAGGAAGATTTGTGCTTGATCTGAAGCAGATCCGGGAAAATCCACAAGCAGTCCAAGAACGCCTGAATCGCCGATCGGGCAGTTTTGACATTCAGCCGATTCTGCAATTGGATCAACAACAACGGGAAATTGAGAAGGAGCGATCGCAGCTTCAGGCTCGTGGCAACGAAATTGGCAAACTCGTCGGACAAAAAATCAAGGCGGGCAGCGACCCCAAAGGTTCAGAAATTCAAGAATTGCGGGAAGAAGGCAACCAAATCAAGATCAAGCTCAGCAATTTAGAGCCGCAGGAAAAAGAACTGAAAGCTCAGATTGAATCGTTGCTACTCACCCTGCCCAACTTGCCCAGCGACTCTACCCCCGTGGGCCAGAGCGAAGAAGAAAACGTCGAAGTGCGGCGTTGGGGTGACGAATACAAGCCTCAGAACCCTGAAATTTTGCCCCACTGGGAGATCGGCGAAAAACTGGGCATTCTCAACACCGAGCGATCGACTAAAGTAGCGCAAAGCCGTTTCGTGACATTGATTGGGGCTGGAGCTGCATTGGAGCGGGCTTTGATTCAGTTCATGCTCGATCGCCAAACTGAAGCGGGTTATCTAGAGGTAATTCCGCCGTTCTTGATCAATAGCGAATCGCTGACCGCTACAGGACAACTGCCCAAGTTTGCTGAAGAGAGTTTCAAGTGCGAGTCAGATGATCTTTGGCTAGCTCCCACAGCCGAAGTTCCTGTGACCAACCTCTACCGCGATGAAATTCTGGCGGCGGAGCAATTACCCATCCATCACTGTGCTTACACACCTTGCTTTCGTCGGGAGGCAGGCAGCTATGGGCGGGACACACGCGGCTTAATTCGTCTGCACCAATTTAACAAAGTGGAATTGGTGAAACTGGTGCATCCCAGCACGTCAGAGCAGGAGCATCAAGCTCTGGTGCAAAATGCCGAGGCGATCTTGCAAGCGCTGAAGCTACCTTATCGAGTGATTGAGCTTTGCACTGGGGACTTAGGGTTTGGAGCCGCCAAGTGCTACGACCTAGAAGTCTGGTTGCCAGCTTCGGGTAAATATCGTGAAATCTCTAGCTGCTCTAACTTCCTAGATTTCCAAGCCCGACGCGGCAATATTCGCTTTAAGGAGGCAGGTCAAAAGGGTACCCAACTGGTTCACACCCTAAATGGCTCTGGATTAGCGGTCGGACGGACGATGGCCGCAGTCCTAGAAAATTACCAGCAACCAGACGGTACAGTCCGTCTACCCGAAGTGTTACAAACCTACCTCCGGCGAGAGGTTCTCTAAGATGAAGTCGGCGTCAACGATTCAGGCATCTTAGAATAGTAAAGATATCTAACAGACGTTTTTCGGGTCTTAAATCTATGTCAGTTTTGGCGGCGATCGCAGTCTTAGCACTCTTGATTGTGGTCCATGAGTTGGGTCACTTCACCGCAGCGCGGGCTCAAGGCATCCACGTGAATCGCTTTTCCTTAGGGTTTGGTCCCGTTCTGTGGAAATATCAAGGGCCAGAAACTGAATATGCCATTCGGGCGTTTCCCTTGGGTGGGTTTGTCGGCTTTCCGGATGATGATCCGGAGAGTGAAATTCCCCCGGAAGACCCGAACTTGCTGCGAAATCGCCCCGTACTCGATCGGGCGATCGTGATTAGTGCGGGCGTAATTGCCAATCTCATTTTTGCTTACTTCTTGCTGGTCGGTCAGGTCGCCGCAGTGGGTACTCCAGAGTTTAACTACCAACCAGGAGTAGCAGTGCCCAAAGTTGCCGCAGAAGTGAGTTCAGCAGCAGCAAAAGCAGGCATCAAACCCGGAGATATCATCCTGAGCGTCAACAATCGCGAACTGAATGCTTCTAAGCAAGCCATCCAGATCTTGATGGAAGAGATCCAAACTCACCCCAATGAAGCGCTCCCCATCACCGTGCAACGCAGCGGTGAAACGTTGTCCTTGAGCGTCAAGCCTGACCTAAGCCCAGAAGGAAAAGGTCGCATTGGAGTCCAACTCGCGCCCAATGCTGAGTTGAAGCGCCGTCGGGCCACTAATATTTTGGAAGCCTTTAGCACGGGTGCGCGTGAATTTCAACGCATCGTAGTTTTGACGGTGCAAGGTTTTGGCCAGTTAATTCGCAACTTTGGTGAGACCGCAGAGCAAGTTTCTGGCCCAGTGGCGATCGTAGCCCTAGGTGCCAATATTGCTCGTTCAGACGCAGCCAATTTATTTCAATTTGCTGCTCTGATCAGCATCAACCTCGCCATCATCAATATCCTGCCCTTACCTGCCCTAGATGGCGGCCAGTTGGCATTTTTGCTGATTGAAGGACTGCGAGGCAAACCCTTACCGACCAGGATTCAAGATGGGGTGATGCAAACGGGGCTAATGCTCTTGCTAGGCTTAGGCATCTTCTTGATTATTCGGGATACCGTCAACCTAATCGATGTTCAAAAGCTATTGCAGCCCTAGAGCAGAACAAGTCTGTCACCCTGCGACTTCATGAGTATTACGCGCAAGCTCTCTGCCAAAAAGCAACGGGCTCTGGAAATTTTGATTCGGCTCAAGCGACTCTACCCAGAAGCCCCTTGCACCCTCAACTACGAAACTCCGGTGCAGCTCTTGGTAGCGACGATTCTTTCGGCTCAATGCACCGATGAGCGAGTCAACCAAGTCACACCGGAATTATTTCGTCGCTTTCCAGATGCTGAGGCGCTAGCTGCTGCTGACCCACTGGAACTAGAAACTTTAGTGCGATCGACTGGGTTCTACCGAAACAAAGCCAAAAACATTCGGGCCGCTTGCTATTTAATTCAAACTGAATTTAAAGGTCAAGTGCCCAAGTTAATGGAAGACTTGCTGAAACTTCCTGGAGTGGCTCGTAAAACCGCCAACGTCGTCTTAGCTCACGCCTATGGGATTCATGTTGGGGTCACGGTCGATACTCATGTCAAGCGGCTCACCCAGCGGTTAGGACT
This region of Trichocoleus desertorum NBK24 genomic DNA includes:
- a CDS encoding ATP-binding protein; the encoded protein is MTSSADSKFSLTELTELVPATDNPEYLQGLGSELVFTQTVTGEYLSFYWQEAEHFGLTPEQLVGRGLGEGFGPAALNPYLGRVRRVLDYLTPDRFTYPFRFGDQYLLFDLIVSPILTPSGIATTALVMGKRLSTSGRDQAVTVEIDPPHYQAPNSDRYQKLLTQIAWNIRRTLDLETIWQQTVSGLGKALGVSRCIICPYEGGSSAVQVVAEFCQDSAPAMLGQTLKIAEEVHFKQALTLLEPILLEQSANTMHIFNGAYSGQEASHAGNCSTAQVLEGPKQSILMVATCYQDQPNGLICLYQCDRPRMWSEAEIDLVRELADQVGTAIAHATLFAASQNLATQLQKVNEDLVQKHRELEEASQQAAEASRLKSEFLANTSHELRTPLNGMIGFLKLVMDDMVDDPQEQHEFIEEAYHCAIHLMQVINDILDIARIEAGKMQLELSPVNLNELLAAVENFSQRQIQAQQKNLNFEISLPPTYDQIILEGNYQRLLQVMLNLVGNAIKFTHEGGITISAEVVKKKITVQNNERPGMVKIRVADTGIGVSLDKQDKLFQSFSQVDGSRTRQYGGTGLGLAISQRLVEAMGGVVNFYSLGEGLGSTVTFDVPLFQEPIMSTTPLNESVDILVERLP
- a CDS encoding NifU family protein, with product MAETLALTSENVEKVLDELRPYLISDGGNVELVDIDGPVVKLRLQGACGSCPSSTMTLRMGIERRLREFIPEIADVEQVM
- a CDS encoding glycoside hydrolase; the protein is MTYPLYVAFIWHQHQPLYKSRVAGQYRLPWVRLHGTKDYLDLVLLLERYPKLHQTVNLVPSLILQIEDYVAGQAFDPYLSAALLPTEQLTREQKEFIVGHFFDANHHTLIDPHPRYAELYGQRQEQGEAWCLENWGLQDYSDLLAWHNLAWIDPLFWDDPDIAQWLKQGRNFTIGDRQRIYSKQREILSRIIPQHRKMQEAGQLEVTTSPYTHPILPLLADTDAGRVAVSNMKLPEQRFQWAEDIPRHLQKSWDLYLDRFGQAPRGLWPSEQSVSPEILPHVAKQGFNWLCSDEAVLGWTLKHFFHRDGMGNVHEPELLYRPYRLETPNGDLAIVFRDHRLSDLIGFTYSAMEPKRAAADLVGHLEAIARSLKKRQSSGSTALEKPWLVTIALDGENCWEFYQQDGKPFLEAFYQTLSNDQDIKLVTVSEFVEKFPPTETIPAAQLHSGSWVDGSFTTWIGDPAKNRAWDLLTEARQVLANHPEATEESNPAAWEALYAAEGSDWFWWFGEGHSSNQDAIFDQLFREHLCAIYQALDEPVPSHLYRPIEIHEAQGDHRPQGFIHPVIDGQGDEQDWDKAGRIEVGGARGTMHRSSAMQRLWYGVDHLNFYLRLDFQVGMQAGIGRSPELNLLWFYANQTMHNSPAPIADLPDEAPLNYLFHDHLSINLMTESLWFQQAGEHYQWHPRPSRAQVRIDKCLELAVPWADLPAKPDWSLRVVLVLSDGGRYHSYVPEEALIPFDVP
- the serS gene encoding serine--tRNA ligase — encoded protein: MLDLKQIRENPQAVQERLNRRSGSFDIQPILQLDQQQREIEKERSQLQARGNEIGKLVGQKIKAGSDPKGSEIQELREEGNQIKIKLSNLEPQEKELKAQIESLLLTLPNLPSDSTPVGQSEEENVEVRRWGDEYKPQNPEILPHWEIGEKLGILNTERSTKVAQSRFVTLIGAGAALERALIQFMLDRQTEAGYLEVIPPFLINSESLTATGQLPKFAEESFKCESDDLWLAPTAEVPVTNLYRDEILAAEQLPIHHCAYTPCFRREAGSYGRDTRGLIRLHQFNKVELVKLVHPSTSEQEHQALVQNAEAILQALKLPYRVIELCTGDLGFGAAKCYDLEVWLPASGKYREISSCSNFLDFQARRGNIRFKEAGQKGTQLVHTLNGSGLAVGRTMAAVLENYQQPDGTVRLPEVLQTYLRREVL
- the rseP gene encoding RIP metalloprotease RseP, whose translation is MSVLAAIAVLALLIVVHELGHFTAARAQGIHVNRFSLGFGPVLWKYQGPETEYAIRAFPLGGFVGFPDDDPESEIPPEDPNLLRNRPVLDRAIVISAGVIANLIFAYFLLVGQVAAVGTPEFNYQPGVAVPKVAAEVSSAAAKAGIKPGDIILSVNNRELNASKQAIQILMEEIQTHPNEALPITVQRSGETLSLSVKPDLSPEGKGRIGVQLAPNAELKRRRATNILEAFSTGAREFQRIVVLTVQGFGQLIRNFGETAEQVSGPVAIVALGANIARSDAANLFQFAALISINLAIINILPLPALDGGQLAFLLIEGLRGKPLPTRIQDGVMQTGLMLLLGLGIFLIIRDTVNLIDVQKLLQP
- the nth gene encoding endonuclease III, yielding MSITRKLSAKKQRALEILIRLKRLYPEAPCTLNYETPVQLLVATILSAQCTDERVNQVTPELFRRFPDAEALAAADPLELETLVRSTGFYRNKAKNIRAACYLIQTEFKGQVPKLMEDLLKLPGVARKTANVVLAHAYGIHVGVTVDTHVKRLTQRLGLTKHTDPIHIERDLMKLLPQPDWENWSIRIIYHGRAVCNARNPACDRCLLADLCPSTDPSKVDIATLQPPLLTAPQI